Proteins from a single region of Armatimonadia bacterium:
- a CDS encoding sulfatase/phosphatase domain-containing protein, producing PTKLTLPAHYPDTKLVREDFARYYDEIARFDSDFGKVMQALDERGVASNTLVLFMGDNGASQFRGKGTLYEFGIHVPLLARWPGKIQPGSSTDELISGEDLAPTFLQAGGAQVPESITGKSFLDLLLGRPFTGRTHLFSERGAHGSGLPGNSAAFDLGRCVRTRTHKLIYNALWQIPYAPVDFGGDAFWKELQAMNAAGQLTPEMSRIYFSPTRPMFELYDLQADPWEFKNLAGTKENAALERELKGIMQEWMILERDYLPLPIPPGR from the coding sequence CCGACGAAGCTGACCTTACCCGCGCACTACCCGGACACGAAGCTGGTCCGCGAGGACTTCGCTCGCTACTACGACGAGATCGCCCGCTTTGATTCAGACTTCGGCAAGGTGATGCAGGCCCTCGACGAGCGGGGTGTGGCGAGCAACACCCTCGTGCTCTTCATGGGCGACAACGGTGCGTCGCAGTTCCGGGGCAAGGGCACGCTCTACGAGTTCGGCATCCACGTACCCCTCTTGGCGCGCTGGCCCGGCAAGATCCAGCCCGGGTCCAGCACCGACGAGCTCATCTCCGGCGAGGACCTGGCACCGACCTTCCTGCAGGCGGGCGGAGCACAGGTGCCCGAGTCCATCACCGGCAAGAGCTTCCTCGACCTGCTGCTCGGCCGACCCTTCACGGGCCGCACCCATCTGTTCTCCGAGCGCGGAGCTCACGGCTCTGGGCTGCCCGGCAACAGCGCCGCCTTCGACCTCGGACGCTGTGTGCGGACCAGGACCCACAAGCTCATCTACAACGCGCTGTGGCAGATCCCCTATGCGCCGGTGGACTTCGGCGGCGATGCCTTCTGGAAGGAGCTGCAGGCGATGAACGCGGCCGGGCAGCTCACGCCGGAGATGTCGCGAATCTACTTCTCGCCAACGCGACCCATGTTCGAGCTCTACGACCTGCAGGCCGACCCGTGGGAGTTCAAGAACCTCGCTGGAACGAAGGAGAACGCTGCCCTGGAGCGGGAGCTAAAGGGGATCATGCAGGAGTGGATGATCCTGGAGCGCGACTACCTGCCGCTGCCGATTCCGCCGGGACGCTGA
- a CDS encoding exo-alpha-sialidase, with protein MPVAFGEGLAKSEVSDMISQTLGAASSAGAPRIERYPLWEGVSPDETQAPIVAGVRYFDIKKREPEVDGYDWLHGVALQFHDGVLFASWGNNRGLENTPTEVTRGSRSLDKGQTWTSAEMIEPGGEGLGSSHGAFLSREGKLWLFVPRFGKGSGQFPGLRMEALCLDEETGTWGNVGTVAQGVWPLQTPVKMTDGNWIVAGCDENWRGVVAISHGDDLLHWDTVRLPVAGRVYTEATVWVEGPEVTAVMRNESPLEQGFIGAAVTLSHDGGRTWSPSRESNFPLATSKPCAGVLSTGQRYLLANVCVAQPRSRRTLAIAVSRPGERALCRLYRIETVDGALAYPYAVEADGYLYVGYSRAPRGLGGNRNDARLAVLPVASLSAEP; from the coding sequence ATGCCTGTGGCCTTCGGCGAGGGACTTGCCAAGAGCGAGGTCAGTGACATGATCAGCCAGACTCTCGGCGCCGCGAGCAGTGCGGGAGCGCCCAGGATCGAGCGCTATCCGCTGTGGGAGGGTGTCTCGCCTGACGAGACACAGGCGCCGATAGTGGCCGGGGTTCGCTACTTCGACATCAAGAAGCGCGAGCCGGAAGTGGATGGTTACGACTGGCTGCACGGCGTGGCCCTGCAGTTCCACGATGGCGTCCTGTTCGCAAGCTGGGGCAATAACCGTGGCCTGGAGAACACGCCGACGGAGGTCACGCGGGGCTCACGGAGTCTCGACAAGGGGCAGACCTGGACTTCTGCCGAGATGATTGAGCCTGGTGGAGAAGGCCTGGGCTCCAGCCACGGCGCCTTCCTGTCCCGCGAGGGCAAGCTGTGGCTCTTTGTCCCGCGTTTCGGCAAGGGCAGCGGGCAGTTCCCGGGCCTGCGCATGGAGGCTTTGTGTCTCGACGAGGAGACGGGCACCTGGGGAAACGTGGGCACGGTGGCGCAGGGCGTCTGGCCCCTGCAGACGCCCGTGAAGATGACCGACGGGAACTGGATCGTGGCAGGCTGCGACGAGAACTGGCGTGGCGTGGTGGCGATCAGCCACGGCGACGACCTGCTGCACTGGGACACGGTGAGACTGCCGGTGGCCGGTCGCGTCTACACCGAGGCAACCGTCTGGGTCGAGGGCCCCGAGGTCACGGCTGTCATGCGCAATGAGAGCCCGCTCGAGCAGGGGTTCATCGGCGCTGCGGTCACTCTGAGCCACGACGGCGGACGGACCTGGAGCCCGTCGAGAGAGAGCAACTTCCCGCTGGCAACCTCCAAGCCCTGCGCCGGAGTGCTCAGCACCGGGCAGCGGTACCTGCTCGCGAATGTCTGTGTCGCACAGCCTCGCTCACGACGGACGCTGGCAATCGCGGTGAGTCGGCCAGGAGAGAGAGCGCTGTGCCGTCTGTACCGTATCGAGACGGTCGATGGCGCCCTCGCCTACCCCTATGCGGTGGAAGCTGACGGCTACCTGTACGTGGGCTACTCCCGGGCTCCGCGAGGTCTGGGAGGCAACCGTAACGACGCACGGCTGGCGGTGCTTCCGGTGGCATCGCTCTCAGCGGAGCCCTGA
- a CDS encoding uroporphyrinogen decarboxylase family protein, which produces MTPRELTLSLLRYERARPIPVVHFGYWTETLAKWAAEGHLTAEEARGFSDGGPMDVQIAKKLGFDFNYFTVFNFRTPLLPPFPTEVVEELPDGSRKIRDGNGTVLLQKPGAGSIPMDFDHLLKDRASWEEYFLPRLQYSPERFVKAPVLRGEETVPFGAGGREYLVEDTRENLYGLYCGSLLGEIRKWIGLEDLCYLQVDDPGLFREIVEVNAGMWLETVRAVLETGAHFDFAHFWEDICFKSGPLISPGLFAEVVGPHYQRITELVAGYGIDIVSLDCDGKIDALIPTWLENGVNTMFPIEVGTWDANLAPWREKYGRQIRGVGGMNKTIFARDRAAVDAEIERLKPLVDLGGYIPCPDHRIAPDAEWDKVRYYCDRMHEEFA; this is translated from the coding sequence ATGACACCTCGCGAGCTTACCCTGAGCCTTCTGCGCTACGAGCGCGCGCGGCCGATCCCGGTGGTGCACTTCGGCTACTGGACCGAAACGCTCGCCAAGTGGGCGGCCGAGGGACACCTGACCGCCGAGGAGGCACGAGGGTTCTCCGACGGCGGCCCGATGGATGTGCAGATCGCCAAGAAACTGGGCTTCGACTTCAACTACTTCACGGTCTTCAACTTCCGAACGCCGCTCCTGCCGCCCTTCCCCACTGAGGTTGTGGAGGAGTTGCCCGACGGCTCGCGCAAGATCCGCGACGGCAACGGAACCGTCCTGCTTCAGAAGCCCGGCGCCGGCAGCATCCCCATGGACTTCGACCACCTGCTCAAGGACCGCGCCTCCTGGGAGGAGTACTTCCTGCCGCGACTGCAGTACAGCCCCGAGAGGTTCGTGAAGGCCCCGGTGCTGCGCGGTGAGGAGACCGTGCCCTTCGGCGCAGGCGGCCGTGAGTACCTGGTCGAGGACACGCGCGAGAACCTGTACGGTCTGTACTGCGGGAGCCTGCTGGGCGAGATCCGCAAATGGATCGGCCTGGAGGACCTGTGCTACCTGCAGGTGGACGACCCGGGGCTGTTCCGCGAGATCGTGGAGGTGAATGCCGGGATGTGGCTGGAGACGGTGCGGGCGGTCCTGGAGACCGGCGCTCACTTTGACTTCGCCCACTTCTGGGAGGACATCTGCTTCAAGAGCGGTCCGCTGATCTCGCCGGGGCTGTTCGCGGAGGTCGTCGGGCCCCACTACCAGCGCATCACAGAACTCGTGGCCGGGTATGGGATTGACATCGTATCGCTGGACTGCGACGGGAAGATTGACGCGCTGATTCCGACGTGGCTGGAGAACGGCGTCAACACCATGTTCCCGATTGAGGTCGGGACCTGGGATGCCAACCTCGCCCCATGGCGCGAGAAGTATGGACGGCAGATTCGGGGCGTGGGCGGGATGAACAAGACCATCTTCGCGCGGGACCGTGCCGCGGTTGATGCCGAGATTGAGCGGCTCAAGCCACTGGTCGATCTGGGCGGGTACATCCCATGCCCCGACCACCGAATCGCGCCGGATGCGGAGTGGGACAAGGTGCGCTACTACTGCGACCGGATGCACGAGGAATTCGCCTGA
- a CDS encoding L-fucose/L-arabinose isomerase family protein: protein MQVPRRKPLTARVGVLAVGHRVYWDQFAGLLDELMAKVQVLVGKLREQGVEAVSFGMVDCAEAAYRVLPQVKAADLDVLFVDMVTYATSSTFGVLVRELNLPVVLVALQPLAAMDYAHGSTYMQLCNDDFCSVPEFTGVALRMGKRAPEVILGMLHDDPQAEADLARWCRIAHVLHDLKRARIGHMGHVLEAMLDMHTDPTAVTAAFGCHVVQCEPDDILRHYLTAEEAQVQAKQAEILGFFDTPDPVSDPVTTRLTEADLATAARVSVALDAFIAERHLDGLAYYYEGTAGTPMRTVVTNLIVGNSLLCAAGFPMCGEYDLKTCLAMLIMDRLEIGGSFAEFHPIDFERDTVLVGHDGPHHLNIAEGKPALRSLRKYHGKPGSGASVEFQIKEGPITMLSLGVTAQGKFKFVIAEGESVRGPIPPTGNTNTHGRFAPEVRTFLKRWVAEGPTHHFALGIGHHAADLVAIAECLGIECVVVTPRE, encoded by the coding sequence ATGCAGGTACCGAGACGAAAACCACTGACTGCCCGGGTCGGCGTTCTCGCCGTCGGCCACCGCGTGTACTGGGACCAGTTCGCGGGGCTGCTCGACGAGCTGATGGCGAAGGTACAGGTGCTGGTTGGCAAGCTCAGGGAGCAGGGAGTCGAGGCCGTCAGCTTCGGGATGGTGGACTGCGCCGAAGCGGCGTACCGAGTGCTGCCGCAGGTCAAGGCAGCGGACCTCGACGTGCTGTTCGTGGACATGGTGACCTATGCTACGTCCTCGACCTTCGGGGTGCTGGTGCGCGAGCTGAACCTGCCGGTGGTGCTCGTTGCGCTCCAGCCACTCGCAGCGATGGACTACGCCCACGGCAGCACCTACATGCAACTGTGCAACGACGACTTCTGCTCCGTGCCGGAGTTCACCGGCGTCGCTCTGCGGATGGGGAAGCGGGCACCGGAAGTGATTCTGGGGATGCTGCATGATGATCCGCAGGCCGAGGCCGACCTTGCCCGCTGGTGCCGGATTGCGCACGTGTTGCATGATCTGAAGCGGGCGCGCATCGGACATATGGGGCACGTCCTCGAAGCGATGCTGGACATGCACACCGACCCGACGGCGGTGACGGCGGCCTTCGGGTGCCACGTGGTGCAGTGTGAGCCCGACGACATTCTGCGCCACTACCTGACCGCCGAGGAGGCGCAGGTGCAGGCCAAGCAAGCGGAGATCCTGGGGTTCTTCGACACGCCCGACCCGGTGTCTGATCCGGTGACGACCCGGCTAACGGAAGCGGATCTTGCGACCGCGGCACGGGTCTCGGTGGCCCTGGATGCCTTCATTGCCGAGCGTCACCTGGACGGGCTCGCGTACTACTACGAGGGCACTGCCGGCACGCCCATGCGGACGGTGGTGACGAACCTGATCGTGGGCAACTCGCTGCTGTGTGCGGCGGGCTTCCCGATGTGCGGCGAGTACGACCTCAAGACGTGCCTGGCCATGCTGATCATGGATCGGCTGGAGATCGGCGGGAGCTTCGCCGAGTTCCACCCCATCGACTTCGAGCGCGACACCGTGCTGGTCGGCCATGACGGGCCGCATCATCTCAACATCGCCGAGGGGAAGCCGGCGCTGCGGAGCCTGCGCAAGTACCATGGGAAACCGGGCTCCGGGGCGAGTGTCGAGTTCCAGATCAAGGAAGGGCCGATCACCATGCTGAGCCTCGGTGTGACGGCCCAGGGCAAGTTCAAGTTCGTGATTGCTGAGGGGGAGTCGGTGCGCGGACCGATCCCGCCCACGGGCAACACCAACACGCATGGACGATTCGCCCCGGAGGTGCGCACCTTCCTCAAGCGCTGGGTGGCGGAGGGCCCGACGCATCATTTCGCGCTGGGAATCGGCCACCATGCGGCCGACCTGGTGGCGATCGCTGAGTGTCTGGGAATCGAGTGCGTGGTGGTGACGCCGAGGGAGTGA
- a CDS encoding IclR family transcriptional regulator, which produces MMNTIQAVDRALRLLQEVAARGDWVGVRELARATDLKAPTAQNLLKTLQAKGFLEFDERTRGYRIGLAALRLAEAGDSLSRLADFCRPHMDTLYERFEETVVAMTWTRGRAQVVHWLQSEHPLAVVHTQRAIDHPHLMATGLLLLAYQSPEAQLRYAEGEPLAGPGEYTPSTVEELLDLLHEVRREGYAQTENAQGTGITAVAAPVLDARGGLVLAIGCSAPTTRLDENRLQQMREAVLEAAGKMTDKLTHGDRGDPGSDRRPTS; this is translated from the coding sequence ATGATGAACACTATCCAGGCTGTGGATCGGGCGCTGAGACTACTCCAGGAGGTCGCTGCACGAGGCGACTGGGTCGGCGTGCGTGAGCTTGCCCGTGCCACCGACCTCAAGGCGCCGACTGCCCAGAACCTGCTCAAGACGCTCCAGGCCAAGGGGTTCCTGGAGTTCGATGAGCGGACGCGTGGATACCGGATCGGCCTGGCGGCACTGCGGCTGGCCGAAGCTGGGGATAGCCTGTCGCGCCTGGCCGACTTCTGCCGGCCGCACATGGACACGCTCTACGAGCGCTTCGAGGAGACCGTGGTGGCGATGACCTGGACCCGGGGCCGAGCGCAGGTAGTCCACTGGCTGCAGTCGGAGCACCCGCTGGCGGTGGTACATACGCAGCGGGCCATCGACCACCCGCACCTCATGGCGACCGGCTTGCTGCTTCTCGCCTATCAGTCCCCCGAGGCCCAACTGCGCTACGCAGAAGGAGAGCCCCTGGCCGGACCGGGCGAGTACACGCCGTCCACCGTGGAGGAGTTGCTCGACCTGCTGCACGAGGTTCGCCGGGAGGGCTATGCCCAGACCGAGAACGCGCAGGGGACGGGGATAACCGCGGTGGCTGCGCCGGTGTTGGACGCAAGGGGAGGCCTGGTGCTGGCGATCGGCTGCAGCGCACCCACAACCCGACTTGACGAGAACCGCCTCCAGCAGATGCGAGAGGCTGTGCTGGAGGCGGCAGGCAAGATGACGGACAAGCTGACGCACGGGGACAGAGGGGACCCCGGAAGCGATCGGCGACCAACTTCGTGA
- a CDS encoding ThuA domain-containing protein: MRKALVVQGGWQGHEPGPVSEILVEALRKNGVDVTVSDTLDSFKDEALMQSLSLVVPIWTMGDISGDQLKPLLEAVKNGCGIAGVHGGMGDAFRQQTEFQYMVGGQWVAHPGGAGMTYKVHLLDPWHPLTQGIDDFEITSEQYYMHVDPANCVHATTMFGYTAMPVIWTKSYGKGRVYYCSLGHVAENVRMPQVLELVTRGMMWAAAGK, encoded by the coding sequence ATGAGGAAGGCACTCGTTGTCCAGGGCGGCTGGCAGGGCCACGAGCCCGGACCGGTCTCTGAGATTCTGGTCGAAGCTTTGCGCAAGAACGGCGTGGACGTCACCGTATCCGACACCCTCGACTCCTTCAAGGACGAGGCGCTCATGCAGTCGCTCAGCCTGGTGGTCCCGATCTGGACCATGGGTGACATCAGCGGCGACCAGCTCAAGCCCCTGCTGGAGGCGGTGAAGAATGGCTGCGGGATCGCCGGCGTGCATGGTGGGATGGGCGACGCCTTCCGCCAGCAGACCGAGTTCCAGTACATGGTCGGCGGCCAGTGGGTCGCGCATCCCGGTGGCGCCGGCATGACGTACAAGGTCCACCTCCTCGACCCGTGGCACCCGCTGACACAGGGGATCGACGATTTCGAGATCACCTCGGAGCAGTACTACATGCACGTGGACCCGGCCAACTGCGTCCACGCGACCACCATGTTCGGCTACACGGCCATGCCGGTCATCTGGACCAAGAGCTACGGCAAGGGCCGGGTGTACTACTGCTCCCTGGGCCATGTGGCGGAGAACGTGCGCATGCCGCAGGTGCTGGAGCTTGTGACGCGCGGAATGATGTGGGCGGCCGCGGGCAAGTAG
- a CDS encoding ARMT1-like domain-containing protein, with protein MKARNACIPCMLSQAYNTAVQCTDDRELQRRILDETMRRYTGVDLTLTPGEHSQVAFELCRELSGVHDPYHRLKTESNEAALELYPALKERLAHSADPLRDALLLAVAGNIIDLAIASRFDLVEDIVKQIDRGFDVEELEAFRAALGRARSVLYLADNCGEIVFDRLLVEVIGPERVALMVKAGPIVNDAMLEDAEQVGLTDLCRVVDTGSNYFGFPWGIVSEQARQEFAAADLVISKGHANFETVSELGPEGDKVWYLLKVKCDEVASELQAQCGDIVLVSHSSARKRAGEARG; from the coding sequence ATGAAGGCCCGAAATGCCTGTATCCCCTGCATGTTGTCGCAGGCCTACAATACTGCCGTCCAGTGCACTGACGATCGAGAGTTGCAGCGCCGAATCCTCGATGAGACCATGCGCCGCTACACCGGCGTCGATCTGACGCTCACTCCCGGGGAGCACTCGCAGGTCGCCTTCGAGCTCTGCCGTGAGCTGAGCGGCGTTCACGACCCCTACCATCGCCTCAAGACCGAGTCCAACGAGGCAGCACTGGAGCTGTACCCGGCCCTTAAGGAGCGTCTTGCCCACAGCGCCGATCCCCTGCGCGATGCCTTGCTGCTCGCCGTCGCGGGCAACATCATCGACCTTGCCATCGCGAGTCGTTTTGACCTCGTCGAGGACATCGTGAAGCAGATTGACCGCGGCTTCGATGTGGAAGAGCTGGAGGCTTTCCGCGCTGCCCTCGGCCGTGCCCGGTCGGTGCTCTACCTTGCGGACAACTGCGGCGAGATCGTCTTCGACCGGCTCCTCGTAGAGGTCATCGGCCCCGAGAGGGTCGCCCTGATGGTGAAGGCCGGTCCCATCGTCAATGATGCGATGCTCGAAGATGCCGAGCAGGTCGGCCTGACGGACCTCTGCCGCGTCGTAGACACGGGGTCGAACTACTTCGGCTTCCCCTGGGGGATCGTGAGCGAGCAGGCCCGACAGGAGTTCGCCGCCGCCGATCTGGTCATCTCCAAGGGCCACGCCAACTTCGAGACCGTCAGCGAACTGGGCCCCGAGGGCGACAAGGTCTGGTACCTACTGAAGGTGAAGTGCGACGAGGTCGCCTCCGAGTTGCAGGCCCAGTGCGGCGATATTGTTCTGGTGTCTCATTCGTCGGCCCGGAAGCGTGCCGGCGAGGCCCGAGGATAG
- a CDS encoding sugar phosphate isomerase/epimerase family protein: protein MRLGTVTYNLAKDWNLDQLLDMCRKTGFEGVELRTTHAHGVEPSLTAEERATVKGKFQQNGVVLCGLGTVCEYHSADPEVVRQNIKLTEDFIKLAKDVGAIGVKVRPNGFAEDKGISKEQTLEQIGNALLDCAKIAEPYGIELWLEVHGPGTSHPPYIQRIMEVADHPLVGVCWNCNQADIKDDSIQEYLTPLVHRVRECHIHDLYEDYPYFELISMLQEVDFDGFCLTEMPESCEPERLMKYYRLLWSEWTE, encoded by the coding sequence ATGCGACTGGGGACTGTAACCTACAACCTTGCCAAAGACTGGAACCTTGACCAGCTCCTGGATATGTGCCGCAAGACCGGCTTCGAGGGCGTCGAACTACGCACCACGCATGCTCATGGCGTCGAGCCGAGCCTGACCGCCGAGGAGCGGGCCACCGTCAAGGGCAAGTTCCAGCAGAACGGAGTCGTGTTGTGCGGCCTGGGGACCGTCTGCGAGTACCACTCGGCCGATCCCGAGGTCGTCCGCCAGAACATCAAGCTCACCGAGGACTTCATCAAGCTGGCCAAGGACGTGGGCGCCATCGGCGTCAAGGTCCGGCCGAACGGCTTCGCCGAGGACAAGGGCATCAGCAAGGAGCAAACGCTGGAGCAGATCGGCAACGCGCTCCTCGACTGCGCCAAGATCGCCGAGCCCTACGGGATCGAGCTGTGGCTTGAGGTGCACGGGCCGGGGACCAGCCATCCGCCCTACATCCAGCGGATCATGGAGGTCGCCGACCACCCGCTCGTGGGTGTGTGCTGGAACTGCAACCAGGCCGACATCAAGGACGACTCCATCCAGGAGTACCTTACCCCGCTCGTCCACAGAGTCCGCGAGTGCCACATCCACGACCTGTACGAGGACTACCCCTACTTCGAGCTCATCAGTATGCTGCAGGAGGTCGACTTCGACGGCTTCTGCCTGACCGAGATGCCGGAGAGTTGCGAGCCCGAGCGGCTGATGAAGTACTACCGCCTGCTCTGGAGCGAGTGGACCGAGTAG
- a CDS encoding TldD/PmbA family protein, whose translation MSSLVDIAQLAVQSAMKSGAEWADAVVASGRSVGVIVENTSIRECEVVRDYGIGVRAFFRGGMGAATTTTLSEAAAREVGQQAADMARATHGDPDFRNLPEPQPYQEVPLLWDDAVAGLPAEQVVEWCQRGIEEAREVTPDLALSGDAGLGCGERAIVSSTGVSLYTRSTEVSISFMAVVMKGEDVGAYFEYDVARQMADFKPEGVGKIATDQALKFLGAKHVGKARMPLVLGPMAAASLIGSAIGAANAEGIQRKRSFMIGKEGQQIASPLLTVWEEPFVPGGLASHGVDAEGTPKQRRALLEKGVLPSYLHNSYTANKAGVPSTGHAMRGGYSPAVGIGYGNAQMERGDKTEAELIAGIDEGLYVNSGGLQPESATGDISATVDFGFKIEKGQLAYPVKTTMIGSDVFEMLNNITAVSSDYREEPGTIVPSVLIDGIMVIGGA comes from the coding sequence ATGTCATCCCTTGTTGATATCGCCCAGCTTGCCGTCCAGTCCGCCATGAAGTCCGGAGCCGAGTGGGCTGATGCCGTCGTCGCCTCCGGTCGCAGCGTCGGCGTGATCGTGGAGAACACCAGCATCCGCGAATGCGAGGTGGTCCGCGACTACGGCATCGGTGTCCGCGCCTTCTTCAGGGGCGGCATGGGCGCTGCAACCACCACTACTCTGAGCGAAGCGGCAGCCCGCGAGGTGGGTCAGCAGGCGGCCGACATGGCCAGGGCCACCCACGGCGACCCGGACTTCAGGAACCTGCCGGAGCCCCAGCCCTACCAGGAAGTGCCTCTGCTCTGGGATGATGCAGTCGCGGGCCTTCCTGCGGAGCAGGTAGTCGAGTGGTGTCAGCGGGGGATCGAGGAAGCGCGGGAGGTCACGCCGGACCTGGCGCTGTCCGGTGACGCCGGTCTCGGGTGTGGCGAGCGAGCCATCGTCAGCTCCACGGGCGTCTCCCTCTACACGCGCAGCACCGAGGTCAGCATCAGCTTCATGGCCGTGGTCATGAAGGGCGAGGATGTCGGCGCGTACTTCGAGTACGATGTCGCGCGCCAGATGGCCGACTTCAAGCCTGAGGGTGTGGGGAAGATCGCTACCGACCAAGCGCTCAAGTTCCTCGGCGCAAAGCACGTCGGGAAGGCCCGGATGCCGCTGGTGCTTGGACCCATGGCGGCCGCGAGCCTCATCGGCTCAGCCATCGGCGCCGCCAATGCCGAGGGGATTCAGCGCAAGCGGTCCTTCATGATCGGCAAGGAAGGGCAGCAGATTGCCTCTCCCCTGCTGACGGTGTGGGAGGAGCCCTTCGTTCCGGGTGGTCTCGCCTCCCATGGGGTCGATGCCGAAGGTACGCCCAAGCAGCGCCGAGCTCTCCTTGAGAAGGGCGTGCTGCCCAGCTACCTGCACAACTCCTACACCGCGAACAAGGCCGGGGTTCCGAGCACGGGCCATGCGATGCGTGGCGGCTACTCACCCGCCGTGGGCATCGGCTACGGCAACGCGCAGATGGAGCGAGGCGACAAGACGGAGGCGGAGCTGATCGCCGGGATCGACGAGGGACTGTATGTGAACTCGGGCGGCCTGCAGCCCGAGTCAGCGACGGGCGACATCTCGGCCACCGTCGACTTCGGCTTCAAGATCGAGAAGGGGCAGCTAGCCTATCCCGTCAAGACCACGATGATCGGCAGCGATGTCTTCGAGATGCTCAACAACATCACGGCGGTCTCCAGCGACTACCGCGAGGAGCCTGGGACCATCGTCCCCAGCGTTCTCATCGACGGCATCATGGTGATCGGCGGCGCGTAG
- a CDS encoding Gfo/Idh/MocA family oxidoreductase, whose protein sequence is MARPSCVVVGAGGISNAWFPPLIKEKVQVRAVVDLRPEVAQAQLAKYGIDTEVSTDLKAMLVKHQPDFVIDLTIPEAHCEVTCTALRAGCHVVSEKPMAATMAQARKMVKVSEETGRLYMVSQSRRWDNRHDRVRRTVEAGRIGQITTANCDFYLGAHFGGFRDEMPSPLLLDMAIHHFDLARFFLPGVDPVSVYALEFNPQGSWYKGDVAATCVFEMTQGIVFTYRGSWCAEGCHTSWNGDWRLIGQQGTLLYDHDQDPCGQVVAGDTGFNRPLKDLRVSTSPLKYPGMHGSLREMLRFLRTGEVPQTECHDNIKSLAMVLSAIESARKGKRIEVRAL, encoded by the coding sequence ATGGCTCGGCCCTCCTGTGTCGTTGTGGGCGCCGGCGGCATCTCGAACGCCTGGTTCCCGCCGCTGATCAAGGAAAAGGTGCAGGTGCGAGCCGTCGTTGATCTGCGGCCGGAGGTTGCACAGGCCCAGCTCGCCAAGTACGGGATCGACACGGAGGTCTCGACCGATCTGAAAGCCATGCTGGTCAAACACCAGCCGGACTTCGTGATCGACCTCACCATTCCCGAGGCGCACTGCGAGGTTACCTGTACCGCCCTGCGAGCCGGCTGCCATGTGGTCAGCGAGAAGCCCATGGCCGCGACCATGGCTCAGGCCCGCAAGATGGTGAAGGTGTCGGAGGAGACCGGCCGGCTGTACATGGTCAGCCAGTCGCGCCGCTGGGACAACCGCCACGACCGCGTGCGGCGGACCGTGGAGGCAGGTCGGATCGGGCAAATCACCACCGCCAACTGCGACTTCTACCTGGGAGCCCACTTCGGCGGCTTCCGCGACGAGATGCCCAGCCCGCTGCTCCTGGACATGGCGATTCACCATTTCGACCTCGCCCGGTTCTTCCTGCCGGGAGTTGATCCAGTGTCCGTCTACGCGCTGGAGTTCAACCCGCAGGGCTCCTGGTACAAGGGCGATGTGGCCGCCACCTGCGTATTCGAGATGACCCAGGGCATCGTCTTCACGTACCGCGGGAGCTGGTGCGCTGAGGGCTGCCATACGAGCTGGAACGGCGACTGGCGGCTCATCGGCCAGCAGGGCACGCTGCTGTACGATCACGATCAGGACCCCTGCGGGCAGGTAGTGGCCGGCGACACGGGCTTCAACCGACCGCTGAAGGACCTCAGAGTGTCCACGTCGCCGCTCAAGTACCCGGGCATGCACGGATCGCTGCGCGAGATGCTCCGGTTCCTGCGCACGGGTGAGGTCCCCCAGACCGAGTGTCACGACAACATCAAGTCTCTGGCGATGGTCCTGTCGGCCATCGAGAGCGCCCGGAAGGGCAAGAGGATCGAGGTACGCGCGCTGTAG